One region of Sylvia atricapilla isolate bSylAtr1 chromosome Z, bSylAtr1.pri, whole genome shotgun sequence genomic DNA includes:
- the LOC136373664 gene encoding large ribosomal subunit protein mL50-like isoform X1, whose amino-acid sequence MAAVLAMARQRLGLGPVGLRAFWGGRSRKEEREMEVDRAVPEEERSEPSLICPLPQSRSYLPPEDLQSCLESHIREVFGASLAEDWQQTPLQENRLKHRLLARLVTELGHAVPNSQLHRMCCARDVLGFYCTPVNEGTKIDELVATELPPNLKIIWQQ is encoded by the exons ATGGCGGCGGTGCTGGCGATGGCGCGGCAAAGGCTGGGGCTCGGCCCCGTGGGGCTCAGGGCGTTCTGGGGCGGCCGCAG caggaaggaggaaagagaaatggaagTAGACCGAGCAGTACCTGAGGAGGAGAGGAGTGAGCCTAGCCTGATCTGCCCCCTGCCACAAAGCCGGAGTTACCTCCCTCCCGAggacctgcagagctgcctcgAGTCCCACATCAGGGAGGTCTTTGGGGCCTCTCTTGCCGAGGACTGGCAGCAGACTCCTCTGCAGGAGAACAGGCTGAAGCATCGCCTGCTGGCCCGGCTggtgacagagctgggacacGCTGTCCCCAACTCCCAGCTGCACCGGATGTGCTGCGCCAGGGACGTGCTGGGTTTCTACTGTACCCCCGTGAATGAGGGGACCAAGATTGATGAACTCGTGGCCACAGAGCTGCCCCCGAACCTGAAAATCATCTGGCAGCAGTGA
- the LOC136373664 gene encoding large ribosomal subunit protein mL50-like isoform X2 yields MAAVLAMARQRLGLGPVGLRAFWGGRRKEEREMEVDRAVPEEERSEPSLICPLPQSRSYLPPEDLQSCLESHIREVFGASLAEDWQQTPLQENRLKHRLLARLVTELGHAVPNSQLHRMCCARDVLGFYCTPVNEGTKIDELVATELPPNLKIIWQQ; encoded by the exons ATGGCGGCGGTGCTGGCGATGGCGCGGCAAAGGCTGGGGCTCGGCCCCGTGGGGCTCAGGGCGTTCTGGGGCGGCCGCAG gaaggaggaaagagaaatggaagTAGACCGAGCAGTACCTGAGGAGGAGAGGAGTGAGCCTAGCCTGATCTGCCCCCTGCCACAAAGCCGGAGTTACCTCCCTCCCGAggacctgcagagctgcctcgAGTCCCACATCAGGGAGGTCTTTGGGGCCTCTCTTGCCGAGGACTGGCAGCAGACTCCTCTGCAGGAGAACAGGCTGAAGCATCGCCTGCTGGCCCGGCTggtgacagagctgggacacGCTGTCCCCAACTCCCAGCTGCACCGGATGTGCTGCGCCAGGGACGTGCTGGGTTTCTACTGTACCCCCGTGAATGAGGGGACCAAGATTGATGAACTCGTGGCCACAGAGCTGCCCCCGAACCTGAAAATCATCTGGCAGCAGTGA